The genomic DNA AGGTGACGCGATGACCGACACCCCGCTGGACTTCGGCGATCCGGCCGATCTCGACCGGCTGCGGCGGGAGTTCCGTGCCTGGCTGGCCGAACACCCGCTCCCCGAGCGGCAGTCGGGCGAACCGGTACCCGTCTTCCTGCGCCGCTGGCACCGGTTGCTGCACTCGGGCGGCTGGGTCGGCCTCGACGTCCCGGAGCGCTACGGCGGCCGGGGCCTGACCGCGCTGCACCAGGTGGCGATCAGCGACGAACTGGGCGCCTGCCGGGCTCCGGGCGTCCCCCGGATCGGCTATCTCGCCCACGCGCTGCTGGAGTTCGGCTCGGAGGAACAGCGACTGCGGTTCCTGCCAAGGATGTTGGCGGGTGACGAGGTGTGGTGCCAGGGCTTCAGCGAGCCGGGTGCCGGTTCGGACCTCGCGGGCATGAGCACCTTCGCCGAGCGGCACGACGACCACTACACGGTGCGTGGGCAGAAGCTCTGGACGAGCTACGCCCAGTACTCCGGCCTGTGTCTGCTGCTGGCCCGCACCGACCGCGCGGCACCGGCCCACAAGTCGATCTCGGCGTTCGTCCTGCCGCTGGACCGGCCGGGGGTGACGGTACGGCCGCTGCGCGCGGCCAACGGCGACGACGAGTTCTGCGAGCTGTTCCTGGACGACGTCCGCGTCGAGGAGTCCGAACGCGTCGGCGCCGAGGGCGTCGGCTGGGCGCTGGCGATGACGACGGTGTCGTACGAGCGCAACGCCCTCGACACCGGCCACATCTCGAAGTACGGGCTGCTCGTCGAACGGCTGCGGCGCCACGCCGCCGAGCGGCACGGCGGCCTGCCCGACGGGCTGTTGTCCCGGATCGGCCGGTGTGTCGTGGACTACGAGGTCCTGGTGGCGCACGCCCGCCGCCGTACCGCCGAACGCCTCGCCGGGCAGGTCGCGGGACCGGAGTCGTCCGTGGACAAACTGCTGATGACGAGGACCGAACAGCGGCTCTACGACACGGCACTTGAGGTGTTCCCGGACGAACTCGCTGGTGAGGGGGGCGAGTTGTTCGGGGACTATCTCTACTCCCGTGCGGCCTCCGTCTACGGCGGTACCTCCCAGATCCAGCGGAACATCATCGCCAAGCGGATCCTGCATCTGCCCTCGAACGGTTAGCCCTGGAGCCAACTGATGCGCTACGACGACGAATTCCTGAGCATCCCCAACGTCATCAGGCTGGCGGCCCGTCGTTTTGGGGACGCCACGGCGCTCATCGACGGGGACCGCCGCTGGACCTTCCGGGAGCTGGCGGAGCAGATGGTCGACTCGGTCCGCGCCACCATCGCGCTCGGCGTCAAGCCGGGGGACCGGGTCGGGCTGTGCGCCCCCAACTCGGCGGAGTGGATCTTCGCCGCGCTGGGCATCCACGGCGCCGGAGCCGTCCTGGTTCCGCTCAACACGCGGTTCAAGGCGCAGGAGATCTCCTACATCCTGCGGAAGTCGGAGGCGGCGGCCGTGTTCGCCTCGCCCTTCCTCGGCAACGACTACATCGGCGAACTGCGGAAGGCCGATCCGGGGCTGCCGGCTCTGCAGAAGACGGTGTCCGTCCTCGGCCCGCAGGGGACGGCCGAACTGGCCTGGAACGACTTTCTCCGCGCGGGAGAGGGCGTTTCGCCCGCTGCGGCCCATGAGTCGATCGACCGGTTGACGCCGGACGACGTGTCCGACGTGATGTTCACGTCCGGCACGACCGGCCACCCCAAGGGCGTGATGCTCACCCATGGCCAGTCCCTGCGCGCGTACGGGTGGATGGCGGAGGAGTACACCTTCGAGGCCTCCGACACCTTCCTGGTGATCCCGCCCTTCTTCCACTGCTTCGGATACAAGGCGGGATGGCTGGCCTCGCTCATGCACGGCGTGACCGTCATCCCCATGCCCGTCTTCGACGCCGGCCGGGCACTGGACCTCATCGCGCGGGAGGGGGTGAGCATCCTCCTCGGGCCGCCGACCATCTTCCACGACCTGGTCAACCACCCGGACCGCGCCGCGCACGACCTGTCGTCGCTGCGGGTCTCCATGACGGGCGGCACGACGATTCCGGAATCGCTGATCCGCGCCATGAAAACGGAGTTGTCGTTCGACATCGTGATGAGCGCCTACGGTCTGACCGAGTCGACGGCGCTGGTGACCACGACGCGTGTCGGGGACTCCGAGGAGACGGTCGCGCACACCACCGGAAGCGCCATTCCCGGTGTCCAGGTCCGGATCGTCGCCGCCGACGGCCTCGACGTCCCGATCGGCCTCGACGGCGAGATCCTCGTCCGCGGCTTCAACGTCACCCGAGGCTACTGGGACGACCCCGACGCCACCGCCGCGACCATCGACGCCGAGGGCTGGCTGCACACCGGGGACATCGGGCGGCTCGACGACGACGGCAACCTCGCCATCGTCGACCGCAAGAAGGAGCTGTACATCGTCGGCGGCTTCAACGCCTATCCGGCCGAGATAGAGAAGCTGCTTCTCGGCTGCGAGAGCGTCCAGCAGGTCGCCGTGATCGGGGTTCCCGACGAACGGCTCGGCGAGGTCGGCTGTGCCTTCGTGGTCGCGCCACCGGAGCAGACGCCGACG from Streptomyces sp. NBC_01478 includes the following:
- a CDS encoding acyl-CoA dehydrogenase family protein, with product MTDTPLDFGDPADLDRLRREFRAWLAEHPLPERQSGEPVPVFLRRWHRLLHSGGWVGLDVPERYGGRGLTALHQVAISDELGACRAPGVPRIGYLAHALLEFGSEEQRLRFLPRMLAGDEVWCQGFSEPGAGSDLAGMSTFAERHDDHYTVRGQKLWTSYAQYSGLCLLLARTDRAAPAHKSISAFVLPLDRPGVTVRPLRAANGDDEFCELFLDDVRVEESERVGAEGVGWALAMTTVSYERNALDTGHISKYGLLVERLRRHAAERHGGLPDGLLSRIGRCVVDYEVLVAHARRRTAERLAGQVAGPESSVDKLLMTRTEQRLYDTALEVFPDELAGEGGELFGDYLYSRAASVYGGTSQIQRNIIAKRILHLPSNG
- a CDS encoding FadD3 family acyl-CoA ligase; its protein translation is MRYDDEFLSIPNVIRLAARRFGDATALIDGDRRWTFRELAEQMVDSVRATIALGVKPGDRVGLCAPNSAEWIFAALGIHGAGAVLVPLNTRFKAQEISYILRKSEAAAVFASPFLGNDYIGELRKADPGLPALQKTVSVLGPQGTAELAWNDFLRAGEGVSPAAAHESIDRLTPDDVSDVMFTSGTTGHPKGVMLTHGQSLRAYGWMAEEYTFEASDTFLVIPPFFHCFGYKAGWLASLMHGVTVIPMPVFDAGRALDLIAREGVSILLGPPTIFHDLVNHPDRAAHDLSSLRVSMTGGTTIPESLIRAMKTELSFDIVMSAYGLTESTALVTTTRVGDSEETVAHTTGSAIPGVQVRIVAADGLDVPIGLDGEILVRGFNVTRGYWDDPDATAATIDAEGWLHTGDIGRLDDDGNLAIVDRKKELYIVGGFNAYPAEIEKLLLGCESVQQVAVIGVPDERLGEVGCAFVVAPPEQTPTEAEVIAWSREHMANFKVPRHVRFVDQLPRNASQKVLKDELRARFTAAIHDDAF